Genomic DNA from Melospiza georgiana isolate bMelGeo1 chromosome 3, bMelGeo1.pri, whole genome shotgun sequence:
TACAATATCACCTTATTATACACCATGTTTCTAAAATCCTGTTGGCATTCATCATTTTCCTAAGATTTTAATTGAATCTttctattttgattttaaaagtgCTGCCAATCAAAGTGGTTTAGAGACttaatcccagaaaaaaaattcagatttcttaCTTTATGTATGCTCTTCCAAAATTACAGGATTAAATTACAATGGATGTAGAAAGATTATTATACAAAGCATAGTTAATAATTCACAACACTGGTATTCACTTGATCAATTACAGTGAATTCACAAAAATGGTTTTATTATATCCACTCTTTTCTATCCACCCACCCCAGTATGTAAACAAGTTTCTCACTATGACAATGGCAGGACTGCAGCTTCTGAGATGTATTGCAAGTGAAAGACAACACCtaggaataaagctctggatttCACAATTCCAGTATGTGCTCCTGTTCACTTCCCATTCTAGACCACAAGACCACTGCTTTCAGTCTCTTGCAGTCTTTAAATCAAGAGAACTTACAGGCAAATTGAGCTTTTTTTCCTACTGCAGTCTCTTTTGGTGAAAAGTAACATGCGTATATAGAACAAAAGAGATAGTGACTTGGGAATAATTGGAATCAGTCGTAACAAAACTGTCCAAGCAATGACAATGTACAGTATTGCAGCTGAATGTTACTAAGACAAGAAATCCTTGGTTTTACAATGATGAAGATCTCTGTTCACACAAGCCAATTTTAATGGGCTATTAAGAATTTGGTTAAGAACAGGCTTGTACTGTCTCACTGAAAAGGAAACACTTgtcaaaatgcttttaaaaaataccataTGATATCTTCTAAattgtaatttaaatattaaaatcttGTTTCAGAAGTTCCTCGCTTCAGGTTGTTACTCAAAAACTCATCATGTTCAAAACTCAAATTATTATGAGATCTTGATATCATAAGAAGCTTTTCCTTATTAGTGAAGTCTTTCTTGACTGCTGCTTGTGGCACAAGTAACCTATCCATGGGGTCCTCCTTGTTTTCTAGTTTCATATAGCCTTTACTGTTGCTCCGAtccagcctgggccagctgGGGTGTTTCCTTTGTTCAGCTTGGACAGTGAGCGTAGACGGACCCCTGTCCAAATCCAAGGACTTAGAATGTGAAGACAGAAGATGCAAAGATGTGTTGGAACCAAACTGCTtcctggcagcaccaggagatAAAAGCTTTCCTGTGCTTGGTCCAAGGGTCATAGAAGACTTGAAGGGATCAGATGGAGTGTCCACAAATGAATTGTGTCGTGGCAGCATGGAAGCAGCTGGTCTGTAGGATTCATTGGTATCAGTTAGTGGAATTGCAAGAGAATCCATTGACAGATTTCTAGACTGACTCCTGGAGATCTCTGAGTCCTCAGTTATGTTGTCTATACTGGGTTCATCAATAACACAGTTATTCAGTTTAATTACTGGCAGTGTGAAAGCACTAATGGAAGAAGACACAATGGATTTTGTTTCACACTTTATGGAGTTAGTGTTTTTGTCATCTGAAGCCTTGCTGGAGTGAGGATAAAGTCCAAACACTGCACCAGATTGCTCAGCCAGCAGAGGTGGCAGGAGGCTACTAGTGGTCCTATCTTCATTTAGGGTAATCTCATCTTCTTCAGCAGAACTATCCATTCTAAGATTGCTCTTGAAGCCAGAGAAAGGCGCAACTGTGTTTGCAGCCAGCCGTGATGCACAGGAGCTCCCGCTGTGCCGGAGTTCTGCTTCCCCCAACAAGCCAGTGAAGGCACCACTCAGCTGCTTCTGTTCCCTGATCCTCAGGGTGTGGATGTCTATTACAGTGGAGTATATGTCTCTCATGtgtattatttttgtttccttgtcaCGGTTTTCATGGAGAATGGCATTTgcacaaataaaaatgaagattcCAATGCCCATTGTGAAAGGTCCCAGCATTTTCATCTTATCCGAGTGCATGTGCTGTTCAAAGAAGCGAAGCAAAATGCTTCCTTGGCTTCTTGGGGTCCGGGTTTCATTTACAGATGGATTATCTTCAGAGCCTAACAGCTGTTCCTTCTGGGGCCAGTATCCAAGGATGGCCATTGCAATTCCAAAGAATGCGATAAGCACTCCCAAGACAAGAAAGAATCCCGATGGAGAATAGAGACGGATTTTGCCCCTGACAATTACTACATCTGTCCTGGGCCGCCGCCGAACTGGTTTCTTCTCCTCAGGAACTGGTACTCCAGCTAGATTTACATGCTGCTGAGATCTGGCAGAGTCTTGCCTTTTTAAGGCAGCCAGTCCTGTTATGACTCCTCCGGTTGCTATCATAGCTCTATATTGTgccctggagaaaaaaaagaagcaaaaatgttGAGGCAAGCAAAGGCTGTCTCTACAAAACTAAATAGCTTTTTgttaatatgaaaatatttcttgatAATTAAAACACTCTTGACTATAAAAAAGCTACTACTATAGCTCCAGTTGTGACATAGTTGCAGTTTTGAGATTCATATGGTAtcctaaaaaaaattattttcccaaagTCCTTTTTCACTGTAAATATCGATAATAAAGCTTCCATCAGTGATACAGACAGTAAAGCTAGTGTTCTTAGTGGTGATATATCAGGAATAAAGATAAAATAGCCAGAAGTCTTACCAGGTAATTTATCTCTGGACTGGTCTGCAGCAAAGTCAATAATATATTATTACCTTGTGGATAATTTCGACACTTTAGCTActagttatttttaaaacttctgagACACAATGTCTGTTACTACAGTTCATTCTACATCTCCCCTTCAAGAGATCTTTCCTGATAGATTTCAGCATATAATCACACATATTTATTACAGCCTTTAAATAAGCTCTTATCAAGTCTATTCAGATATCCTGAGTCTCAGCTGAAGAATAATTTCTGCCTTTGTTAATAATGTTGATCCTCACATATATAGATATTTTCCCCCTTTGTTTGTTCCTCTTGGACTATTGCTCAAAAACCTCCATTAAGTTTTATCAGACAAGAAATTTTcataaatttcaaattaataattctaaattttcttagttttatgaggagattttatttcattttagcCTTACTTTGGTACCTGGTTGCCTGTTACATGAGAAATATTAACCAGCAAGGGTTTAAAAGAGAAAGTCATATTTGATCGTTTTTTATGAGCAAaagtaaaaaatgaaacaacacaGTTCAGGATAGTTCTATTTTACAAGGCATTTTGACTCAAAAATCATTCTGTGTTTAATTAACTAGTATTAGAATTAATGAGAGATGACATTATAGAGTAAAATTAAGATACCATAAGTTAGGAATGAAAAAATTATGTCCTCTTTGGCAGTGTTATTATGCTCAGAGATAAAGAAAGGCTGACAGCCTGTTGCAGAGGAAAAGGCTCTGTGTCAAACCTGGGGGTGgcttaaaaagcaaaaccaaagtgGAACTGAGTGAACAAAGAGAGGTGCTGAAAAGCAGAGGTAAAGCAAATCGGTGACTGCTTCCAATTTACAGGCAGTGATTTTCATCAGATCCCTCAAACttgtaattttgttttgaattttagCAGTGCACCTCTGgtaagaaaaaccaaaaaacattgGATCTCTTGTGTTAGGAGAAGCAGACAGACTGTTATGATATGACGCTGTC
This window encodes:
- the TMEM200A gene encoding transmembrane protein 200A, producing the protein MIATGGVITGLAALKRQDSARSQQHVNLAGVPVPEEKKPVRRRPRTDVVIVRGKIRLYSPSGFFLVLGVLIAFFGIAMAILGYWPQKEQLLGSEDNPSVNETRTPRSQGSILLRFFEQHMHSDKMKMLGPFTMGIGIFIFICANAILHENRDKETKIIHMRDIYSTVIDIHTLRIREQKQLSGAFTGLLGEAELRHSGSSCASRLAANTVAPFSGFKSNLRMDSSAEEDEITLNEDRTTSSLLPPLLAEQSGAVFGLYPHSSKASDDKNTNSIKCETKSIVSSSISAFTLPVIKLNNCVIDEPSIDNITEDSEISRSQSRNLSMDSLAIPLTDTNESYRPAASMLPRHNSFVDTPSDPFKSSMTLGPSTGKLLSPGAARKQFGSNTSLHLLSSHSKSLDLDRGPSTLTVQAEQRKHPSWPRLDRSNSKGYMKLENKEDPMDRLLVPQAAVKKDFTNKEKLLMISRSHNNLSFEHDEFLSNNLKRGTSETRF